A stretch of the Poseidonibacter parvus genome encodes the following:
- a CDS encoding McrB family protein produces the protein MEVKFNDIIYKKNARNGKSLRDLCFNIFKQYLGLHLELSYKVIQELFNKMHCNNNFVVLSRDEWEEKTENQKNRYFDPIIYNKEELFFTTQWGNNGGNCDNINQMIDFAIKEEFSLEVINNEEDSNHEISTRNIMLYGAPGVGKTHNYKKLISMIEEGIKEQNIFKSISTNDNITDEYNDIFQNIKDEKRIEFVTFHQSYSYEDFIEGFRPTDGGNIKLEDGIFKEIAELANKNIEESNKDINTIKDEKTFFELFELYKDYIQEEIDANQKFTINNTAYITDIEKDAFRYTGDSWGNTQRMKFSDIELMNKLNICERKDIKKSEGLSGLANQHATYFSYLIKSFNKFQKKQKVKIDEVRQVNIKNFYIVIDEINRGNISKIFGELITLIEEDKRDDYEITLPYSKEKFKIPSNLFIIGTMNSTDKSIATIDIALRRRFTFLKMKPNEELINFYNAKVLMKNLNEFIGENIGEDYKLGHSYFMKVVNDEELEFVKEYKIKPLLEEYFYADEDNYKKVTQLLNEDVYE, from the coding sequence ATGGAAGTTAAATTTAATGATATAATTTATAAAAAAAATGCAAGAAATGGTAAATCATTAAGAGATTTATGTTTTAATATTTTTAAACAATACTTAGGACTACATTTAGAATTATCATACAAAGTTATTCAAGAATTATTTAATAAAATGCATTGTAATAACAATTTTGTTGTTTTATCCAGAGATGAATGGGAAGAGAAAACTGAGAATCAAAAAAATAGATACTTTGACCCAATTATCTACAATAAAGAAGAATTGTTTTTTACTACACAGTGGGGTAACAATGGAGGAAACTGTGACAATATTAATCAAATGATTGATTTTGCCATAAAGGAAGAGTTTAGCTTAGAAGTAATTAACAATGAAGAAGATAGTAATCATGAAATAAGTACTAGAAATATAATGCTATATGGTGCACCAGGAGTTGGTAAAACACATAATTATAAAAAACTTATATCAATGATAGAAGAGGGTATTAAAGAACAAAATATTTTTAAATCAATAAGTACTAATGATAATATTACAGATGAATATAATGATATCTTTCAAAATATAAAAGATGAAAAAAGAATCGAGTTTGTAACTTTTCATCAAAGTTACTCTTATGAAGATTTTATTGAAGGATTTAGACCAACCGATGGTGGAAATATAAAATTAGAAGATGGGATATTTAAAGAAATTGCAGAGCTTGCAAATAAAAATATAGAAGAATCAAATAAAGATATAAACACTATTAAAGATGAAAAAACTTTTTTTGAATTATTTGAATTATATAAAGATTATATACAAGAAGAAATAGATGCAAATCAAAAATTTACAATAAATAATACTGCATACATTACAGATATAGAAAAGGATGCCTTTAGATATACTGGTGATAGTTGGGGAAATACTCAAAGAATGAAATTTTCAGATATTGAGTTAATGAATAAATTAAATATATGTGAAAGAAAAGATATCAAAAAATCTGAAGGCTTGAGTGGATTAGCAAATCAGCATGCAACTTATTTTTCATATCTTATTAAATCATTTAATAAATTTCAAAAAAAACAAAAAGTTAAGATTGATGAAGTTAGACAAGTAAATATAAAAAACTTCTACATAGTAATAGATGAAATAAACAGAGGAAATATCTCTAAAATATTTGGAGAGCTTATTACTTTAATTGAAGAAGATAAAAGAGATGATTATGAGATAACGCTTCCTTATTCAAAAGAGAAATTTAAAATACCATCAAATCTATTTATTATAGGTACGATGAATAGTACTGATAAATCAATTGCTACTATTGATATAGCTTTACGAAGAAGATTCACTTTTTTAAAAATGAAACCAAATGAAGAGTTGATAAACTTTTATAATGCAAAAGTTTTAATGAAGAATTTAAATGAATTTATTGGTGAAAATATAGGTGAAGATTATAAATTAGGTCATAGTTATTTTATGAAAGTTGTAAATGATGAAGAATTAGAATTTGTAAAAGAATATAAAATCAAGCCATTACTTGAAGAATATTTTTATGCAGATGAAGATAATTATAAAAAAGTAACACAACTATTAAATGAAGATGTATATGAATAA
- a CDS encoding McrC family protein has translation MYLYEYQEVPEEISKTIIDNKSLHKYFKEDWGKVRTQQYCGILNIYNKDYFILPKISKQDENNLDIFIYMLMYCYDIKLENEQLASCQNHKHSFIEVFIQMFAQNLFKELQKGIYKEYTTQENNLTTLRGKYLINENLKYNFSKTKIYCEYDEFSMNNSLNQFFLYAIKILAKSVKDKKLLKQCELIFDEVEDKNFDINSLNIHFNRLNQRFKDSFEFALLLLNKYIPLFSLDKKSFAFLFDMNILFEKFIGKMSKEIEPNTKLQSCDTFEDLILKPDIIVNDLIIDTKYKKLSSEHKIKRDDKFQMYVYANNYKIKNTMLLYPKYKNEYDDELILGKNENKVNLRIKTVDLNYDDSSYSEYIRSIKIKLEKIYGS, from the coding sequence ATGTATTTATATGAATACCAAGAAGTTCCAGAAGAAATTTCAAAAACTATAATAGATAATAAATCTTTACATAAATACTTTAAAGAAGATTGGGGAAAAGTAAGAACTCAACAATACTGTGGAATTCTTAATATTTATAATAAAGACTATTTTATTCTTCCTAAAATTTCTAAGCAAGATGAGAATAATTTAGACATATTTATATATATGTTAATGTATTGTTATGACATAAAACTTGAAAATGAACAGTTAGCTTCATGTCAAAATCATAAGCATAGTTTTATAGAAGTCTTTATTCAAATGTTCGCACAAAATTTATTTAAAGAGTTACAAAAAGGTATTTATAAAGAGTATACAACTCAAGAAAATAACTTGACTACATTAAGAGGGAAATATCTAATAAATGAAAATTTAAAGTATAACTTCTCAAAGACAAAGATTTATTGTGAATATGATGAATTCTCTATGAATAATAGTTTAAATCAATTTTTCTTATACGCAATAAAAATATTAGCAAAAAGTGTAAAAGATAAAAAGCTTTTAAAACAATGTGAATTAATTTTTGATGAGGTAGAAGATAAGAACTTTGATATAAATAGTTTGAATATTCATTTTAATAGATTAAATCAAAGATTCAAAGACTCTTTTGAGTTTGCTCTTTTACTTTTAAATAAATATATTCCTTTATTTTCACTAGATAAAAAATCCTTTGCCTTTTTATTTGATATGAATATCTTATTTGAAAAATTTATTGGTAAAATGAGTAAAGAAATTGAACCAAATACAAAACTCCAAAGTTGTGATACTTTTGAAGACTTGATATTAAAACCAGATATTATTGTAAATGATTTGATAATTGATACTAAGTATAAAAAGTTAAGTAGTGAACATAAAATTAAAAGAGATGATAAGTTTCAAATGTATGTTTATGCAAATAATTATAAGATAAAAAATACTATGCTTTTATACCCAAAGTATAAAAATGAATATGATGATGAATTGATTTTAGGTAAGAATGAAAATAAAGTAAATCTTAGAATTAAAACTGTAGATTTAAATTATGATGATAGTAGTTATAGTGAATATATAAGAAGTATTAAAATAAAATTGGAGAAAATATATGGAAGTTAA
- a CDS encoding type II toxin-antitoxin system RelE family toxin, whose translation MALYKIQWKLSAKKEFKKIDKTEIKKIFLSIENLSNDPFPTNYKKLLGTESIYRIKVGNYRVIYSIEKDELIIEIIRVRHRKEAYRKFP comes from the coding sequence ATGGCCTTATATAAAATTCAGTGGAAACTATCTGCTAAAAAAGAATTTAAAAAGATTGATAAAACTGAAATAAAGAAAATCTTTCTTTCAATAGAAAACCTATCAAATGATCCTTTTCCCACAAATTATAAAAAACTTTTAGGTACTGAATCTATTTATAGAATTAAAGTAGGAAATTACAGAGTAATTTACTCGATTGAAAAAGATGAACTTATTATAGAAATAATAAGAGTTCGACACAGAAAAGAAGCCTATAGAAAATTTCCTTAA
- a CDS encoding aminotransferase class I/II-fold pyridoxal phosphate-dependent enzyme yields MKTYEHGGQVELFAKELNCKIDEIIDLSSNINFIKPEVNINFNNLDISSYPIYDKLYEKIAKNYKIKPSQMELFNGGSSAIFALFRHLNLKHCTIYSPAYLEYKKACVNFGYELRTINRFENMNLPVKEKSLVIFVNPSTPDGTYYDFDNLMEYWIERNCTILIDESFLDFCDGDSAIKYLEKYDKLYILKSMTKFYSSAGIRVGCIVSNEKNIDSLKRFEPMWKLSTFDSNYLQAALEDNSFKRISKAINAKNKLELENILKNSDLIELIYQSSANYILAKLKTINARQFQEKLKPYKIMIRNCQNFDFLDDSYVRIAVKSSNHLSILKKALEEIC; encoded by the coding sequence ATGAAAACTTATGAACATGGTGGACAAGTAGAACTCTTTGCCAAAGAGTTAAACTGTAAAATAGATGAGATAATCGACCTTTCTTCAAACATCAACTTTATAAAACCAGAGGTAAATATTAATTTTAATAATCTTGATATCTCTTCTTATCCAATTTATGACAAGTTATATGAAAAGATTGCAAAAAACTATAAGATAAAACCATCTCAGATGGAGCTTTTCAATGGTGGAAGCTCAGCTATTTTTGCACTTTTTAGGCACTTAAATTTAAAACATTGTACTATTTATTCACCTGCGTATTTAGAGTATAAAAAAGCTTGTGTAAACTTTGGCTATGAATTAAGAACAATAAATCGCTTTGAAAATATGAATTTACCAGTAAAAGAAAAGAGCTTAGTAATTTTTGTAAACCCTTCAACTCCTGATGGAACATATTATGATTTTGATAATTTGATGGAATATTGGATTGAAAGAAATTGTACTATTTTAATAGATGAAAGCTTTTTAGATTTTTGTGATGGGGATTCAGCTATTAAGTATTTAGAAAAATATGATAAATTATATATTTTAAAATCTATGACAAAATTTTATTCAAGTGCGGGCATTAGAGTAGGTTGTATTGTATCAAATGAAAAAAATATTGATTCATTAAAAAGATTTGAGCCAATGTGGAAACTCTCAACTTTTGATTCAAACTATTTACAAGCTGCTCTTGAAGATAATAGTTTTAAAAGAATCTCAAAAGCAATAAATGCAAAAAATAAATTAGAATTAGAAAATATACTAAAAAATTCAGATTTAATTGAACTGATATATCAAAGTAGTGCAAACTATATACTTGCAAAACTAAAAACTATAAATGCAAGGCAATTTCAAGAAAAACTAAAACCATATAAAATCATGATAAGAAACTGCCAAAATTTTGATTTTTTAGATGATTCATATGTACGAATCGCTGTTAAATCATCAAATCATTTAAGTATTTTGAAAAAAGCCTTAGAAGAAATATGTTAG
- a CDS encoding adenosylcobinamide-GDP ribazoletransferase — MKQILNAFYFALSYFSIIPVFVKEMKITNDTYKYSLALLPLVGFILGCTVIALNLFLNELFNPLYSAFVASVFYLVLYGFLHLEAICDVVDAWFASYSGKDPYKIMKDPTIGAIGALYAFCFVLLKVGISTYILYKQEYALFIIVLVFSRLNFMYLLQFFKFNKDSFLSLAFQSAGVGKLKIITLLYVLIAMFFASNVIILFIISLLSFYFILKVLDKKFSFVNGDCLGFTLEHTELLLLNIALALIL; from the coding sequence ATGAAACAAATACTAAACGCTTTTTATTTTGCACTTTCGTATTTTTCGATTATTCCTGTATTTGTAAAAGAGATGAAAATTACAAATGACACTTATAAATACTCTCTTGCTCTTTTGCCATTAGTTGGTTTTATACTTGGGTGTACTGTAATAGCTTTAAATCTTTTTTTAAATGAGCTTTTTAATCCATTATATTCAGCTTTTGTTGCATCTGTCTTTTATTTGGTTCTTTATGGATTTTTACATTTAGAAGCTATATGTGATGTAGTTGATGCATGGTTTGCTTCTTATTCAGGAAAAGATCCATATAAAATCATGAAAGACCCAACTATTGGAGCAATTGGTGCTTTATATGCTTTTTGCTTTGTTTTATTAAAAGTTGGAATCTCTACTTATATTTTATATAAACAAGAGTATGCTTTGTTTATTATAGTTTTAGTGTTTTCTAGACTAAATTTCATGTATTTATTACAATTTTTTAAATTTAACAAAGATAGCTTTTTATCACTTGCTTTTCAAAGTGCAGGAGTAGGGAAGCTTAAAATAATCACTTTACTTTATGTTTTAATAGCTATGTTTTTTGCTTCAAATGTAATAATACTTTTTATAATTTCACTTCTTAGTTTTTATTTTATATTAAAAGTTTTAGATAAAAAGTTTTCTTTTGTAAATGGTGATTGCTTAGGCTTTACTCTAGAACATACAGAATTGCTTTTATTAAATATCGCATTGGCTTTAATTTTATGA
- a CDS encoding bifunctional adenosylcobinamide kinase/adenosylcobinamide-phosphate guanylyltransferase — protein MKILYFGGQKSGKTSAASQKALELSINQKPYYVATYDNSYNDSSMQNRIDKHLEDRVDEFLTIEEPKDLDKVIEDNKTYLVDCVSMWLFNNLEKDEEVLKKQLQNVCKIDANIVFVLNDVSCGVIPFDSESRRFVDFSGLIGQELVKLCDEVYEVKYSLSKRLK, from the coding sequence ATGAAAATATTATATTTTGGTGGTCAAAAATCAGGGAAAACAAGCGCTGCTTCACAAAAAGCACTTGAACTTTCAATAAATCAGAAACCATATTATGTTGCTACTTACGATAATTCTTACAATGACTCTTCAATGCAAAATAGAATTGATAAACATTTAGAAGATAGAGTTGATGAGTTTTTAACTATTGAAGAGCCAAAAGATTTAGACAAAGTAATTGAAGATAATAAAACATATTTAGTTGATTGTGTTTCTATGTGGCTTTTTAACAATCTTGAAAAAGATGAAGAAGTATTAAAAAAACAATTACAAAATGTCTGTAAAATAGATGCAAATATTGTTTTTGTTTTAAATGATGTTTCTTGTGGAGTAATTCCTTTTGATAGTGAGTCTAGAAGATTTGTAGATTTCTCAGGACTTATAGGACAAGAGTTAGTAAAGCTTTGTGATGAAGTTTATGAAGTTAAATATTCACTTTCAAAAAGATTAAAATGA
- a CDS encoding MarC family protein produces MEIFISTFLKMFFIMTPFFVLSVFLTVTHDATIKERKKLAIKVTTSVIVVSLVLLFFGNHIFDVFGITLDAFRIGAGALMFLSAVELIQGNKATAKVGDKDILDLAVVPLAIPITIGPGTIGILLVMGATFENKSSMVMGSLALICAVLVIGIMLYSSNIIEKIIGKQGLLVISKITGLFLAALSAQIVFTGIKNFLGL; encoded by the coding sequence ATGGAAATTTTTATATCAACATTTTTAAAAATGTTTTTTATTATGACACCATTTTTTGTGTTGTCTGTTTTTTTAACAGTAACTCACGATGCAACAATAAAAGAAAGAAAAAAGTTAGCAATTAAAGTTACAACATCTGTGATTGTAGTAAGTTTAGTATTATTGTTTTTTGGTAATCATATTTTTGATGTATTTGGAATAACTTTAGATGCTTTTAGAATAGGTGCTGGAGCACTAATGTTTTTATCCGCAGTTGAATTAATCCAAGGGAACAAAGCTACAGCTAAAGTAGGAGATAAAGATATCTTAGACTTAGCAGTCGTACCTCTTGCTATTCCTATTACCATTGGACCTGGAACTATTGGTATTTTACTAGTAATGGGGGCAACTTTTGAAAACAAGTCTTCAATGGTAATGGGAAGTTTAGCTTTGATTTGTGCTGTTTTAGTAATAGGGATTATGCTTTATAGCTCTAATATTATTGAAAAGATTATCGGTAAACAAGGGCTTTTAGTGATTTCAAAAATAACAGGATTATTTTTAGCTGCTTTATCTGCTCAAATTGTATTTACGGGTATTAAAAACTTTTTAGGTTTATAA
- the cobT gene encoding nicotinate mononucleotide-dependent phosphoribosyltransferase CobT: protein MNFETILGSSDFLEYLRGKKATFLLSGSVTKTCEIPNISQAGIPGKLSLTPTLDAEFLCLKEVRSLEDIAQTPKGVPTPALITRAVHELKPFSNIEILDLGLEVKPKIDYFKIHDFDLEPSARIDDGAKIDAMAVFQAGVQFASSYETNDDYVILAESVPSGTTTANATAKALGYSSDGYFSSSFKNNPSDIKNETIKNALNRVLQNDDVFAKLSNVADNMLIFNAGFVLGSTSKDLKVILAGGTQMATVLLIVNSILESMQGEINSSNIALCTTKWINEDENSNIKALLQQLAFPINAYASSFDFSESSHPALKLYDEGEAKEGVGCGAALCYAAINSIEKITLTKKIESFLG from the coding sequence ATGAACTTTGAAACAATTTTGGGAAGTAGCGATTTTCTTGAATATTTAAGAGGTAAAAAAGCAACTTTCCTTTTATCAGGAAGTGTTACAAAAACTTGTGAAATTCCTAATATCTCTCAAGCTGGAATTCCTGGAAAACTTTCATTAACACCTACATTAGATGCAGAATTCTTATGTTTAAAAGAAGTTCGTTCTTTAGAAGATATTGCTCAAACTCCAAAAGGAGTACCAACTCCTGCACTTATCACAAGGGCAGTTCATGAACTAAAACCTTTTTCAAATATTGAAATACTTGATTTAGGATTAGAAGTTAAACCAAAAATTGATTACTTTAAAATACATGATTTTGATTTAGAGCCAAGTGCACGAATTGATGATGGTGCAAAAATTGATGCAATGGCAGTTTTTCAAGCAGGAGTACAGTTTGCAAGTTCGTATGAAACAAATGACGATTATGTAATTCTTGCAGAATCAGTTCCAAGTGGAACAACAACAGCAAATGCTACAGCTAAGGCTTTAGGTTATTCAAGTGATGGATATTTTTCAAGCTCTTTTAAAAATAATCCAAGTGATATTAAAAATGAAACAATAAAAAATGCTTTAAATAGAGTTTTACAAAATGATGATGTTTTTGCAAAACTATCAAATGTAGCTGATAATATGCTAATTTTTAATGCAGGTTTTGTTTTAGGAAGTACATCAAAAGATTTAAAAGTAATACTAGCTGGTGGTACTCAAATGGCTACTGTACTTTTAATTGTTAATTCTATTTTAGAAAGTATGCAAGGAGAAATTAACTCTTCAAATATTGCTTTATGTACTACTAAATGGATTAATGAAGATGAAAACTCAAATATAAAAGCACTTTTACAACAGCTTGCATTTCCTATAAATGCTTATGCTTCTAGTTTTGACTTTTCAGAATCTTCTCACCCTGCATTGAAACTATATGATGAAGGCGAAGCAAAAGAGGGTGTTGGTTGTGGTGCTGCTTTATGTTATGCAGCAATTAATTCAATTGAAAAAATCACATTAACAAAAAAAATTGAAAGTTTTTTAGGATAA
- the dsbD gene encoding protein-disulfide reductase DsbD, giving the protein MRKILLLLFISLYAFSLEFEQNFLEPDEAFKTEIVKENKKIVFKLNLGKDIYLYDDKLQVLITKPSKIDITKEVDIPKPVEYDGFIVHFTNQNIEVPYSLIESKIATSTAELTFKFQGCSKAGLCYAPMSEKFELNDFSNTSKQESTSQLVSEKKVEKLADSTVELNETDSIANTLKTGNMLLVLATFFGFGLLLSFTPCVFPMIPILSSIIVGASQNEKMTASKGFFLSLVYVLAMAMAYTIAGVIAGLFGANLQVALQNPYVLTVFAAIFIALAFSMFGYFKIELPQSIQNKINKTTDGKEKQGILGIAIMGFLSALIVGPCVAPPLAGALVYIGQTGDAVLGGLALFVLSIGMGMPLLLIGIGAGKFMPKPGGWMDSVSKVFGIVMLAIAIWMLDRVLDASIVMFLWSLLFLGAAIYLNVYKHILAQLVTVVIFLYGVSLFFGTISGATNPLKPFEKFTNASGVVSQTQALKFSYIKNIEELDLAIAASSKPVMLDFYADWCVACKELEEITFKDPEVIKKLQGFTLLKADVTANNDDDKALQTKYGIVGPPGLVFWDTNNKEVKASKIVGYKNPKDFLEIVNKYFK; this is encoded by the coding sequence ATGAGAAAAATATTATTACTATTGTTTATAAGCTTATATGCTTTTTCATTAGAATTTGAACAAAATTTTTTAGAGCCAGATGAAGCTTTTAAAACGGAAATAGTAAAAGAAAATAAAAAAATTGTTTTCAAATTAAATTTAGGGAAGGATATATATTTATATGATGATAAACTTCAAGTATTAATTACCAAACCTTCAAAAATTGATATTACAAAAGAAGTGGATATTCCAAAACCTGTAGAATATGATGGGTTTATTGTTCATTTTACAAATCAAAATATTGAAGTACCTTATTCTTTAATTGAATCAAAAATAGCAACTAGCACAGCTGAGTTAACTTTTAAGTTTCAAGGTTGTTCTAAAGCTGGGCTTTGTTATGCACCAATGAGTGAGAAGTTTGAGTTAAATGATTTTTCTAATACTTCAAAGCAAGAGAGTACAAGTCAATTAGTAAGTGAAAAAAAAGTAGAAAAATTAGCAGATAGTACTGTTGAATTAAATGAAACAGACAGTATTGCAAATACTTTGAAAACAGGAAATATGTTATTAGTTTTAGCTACATTCTTTGGATTTGGTTTATTACTTTCATTTACTCCTTGTGTTTTTCCAATGATTCCTATTTTATCTTCAATTATTGTAGGTGCATCTCAAAATGAAAAAATGACAGCAAGTAAAGGCTTCTTTTTGTCACTAGTTTATGTTTTAGCAATGGCAATGGCATATACAATTGCAGGTGTAATAGCAGGATTATTTGGTGCAAACTTACAAGTAGCACTTCAAAATCCTTATGTTTTAACTGTTTTTGCAGCTATATTTATAGCACTTGCATTTTCAATGTTTGGATACTTTAAAATCGAGTTACCACAAAGTATTCAAAATAAAATAAATAAAACTACAGATGGAAAAGAGAAACAAGGTATCTTAGGAATTGCAATTATGGGGTTCCTTTCAGCATTAATTGTTGGACCTTGTGTTGCTCCTCCACTTGCAGGTGCTTTGGTTTATATTGGACAAACAGGTGATGCAGTTCTAGGTGGACTTGCACTGTTTGTGTTAAGCATAGGAATGGGAATGCCATTGTTATTAATTGGAATTGGTGCAGGAAAATTCATGCCAAAACCTGGTGGATGGATGGATTCTGTTTCAAAAGTATTTGGAATTGTAATGCTAGCAATTGCTATTTGGATGTTAGATAGAGTTTTAGATGCAAGTATTGTAATGTTTTTATGGTCATTATTATTCTTAGGAGCTGCAATTTACTTAAACGTATACAAACATATTTTAGCTCAACTTGTAACTGTTGTAATATTCCTTTACGGTGTTTCTTTATTCTTTGGAACTATCTCAGGAGCTACAAATCCTTTAAAACCATTTGAAAAATTTACAAATGCTTCAGGAGTTGTTAGTCAAACACAAGCTTTGAAATTCTCTTATATTAAAAATATTGAGGAGTTAGATTTAGCAATTGCAGCTTCTTCTAAACCCGTAATGTTAGATTTTTATGCGGATTGGTGTGTAGCTTGTAAAGAGTTAGAAGAGATAACTTTCAAAGATCCTGAAGTAATTAAAAAACTTCAAGGATTTACACTTTTAAAAGCTGATGTAACAGCAAACAATGATGATGATAAAGCTTTACAAACAAAATATGGAATAGTTGGACCTCCAGGATTAGTTTTCTGGGATACAAATAATAAAGAAGTAAAAGCTTCTAAAATTGTAGGATACAAAAATCCAAAAGATTTTCTTGAAATTGTGAATAAATATTTTAAATAA
- a CDS encoding rhodanese-like domain-containing protein gives MNELVDLQPRIVEKMINDNIVMIDVRREEEWKRTGLIKNSHLLTFFDDNGEYNLEDWMNKFEKLVTSKDQTFILICARGNRTRTIGNYLISQDYKNTSHLFGGMVLWQQELRETTKYEA, from the coding sequence ATGAATGAATTAGTAGATTTACAACCAAGAATTGTAGAAAAAATGATTAATGATAATATTGTGATGATTGATGTTAGAAGGGAAGAAGAATGGAAGAGAACAGGATTAATTAAAAATTCTCATCTTTTAACATTTTTTGATGACAATGGTGAATATAATTTAGAAGATTGGATGAATAAATTTGAAAAGCTTGTTACATCAAAAGATCAAACTTTTATTTTAATATGTGCAAGAGGAAATAGAACTAGAACTATTGGGAATTATTTGATATCGCAAGATTATAAAAATACATCTCATTTATTTGGAGGAATGGTTTTATGGCAACAAGAATTAAGAGAAACTACTAAGTATGAAGCTTAG
- a CDS encoding rhodanese-like domain-containing protein — MKKLFILITLISYLTTASFAKDVKSLIVDELEVFIQKNIIIVDIRDKSKWKQTGIIPNSYRITYTSKDEKKWLHTLIRLIKDKNRAFVLISKDGKKAEKLASKLYNEKKMRNAMYLKGGIDEWVDSDRKIINY; from the coding sequence TTGAAAAAGCTATTTATACTTATTACACTAATTTCATACCTAACTACGGCATCTTTTGCAAAAGATGTTAAATCATTAATAGTTGATGAACTTGAAGTTTTTATCCAGAAAAATATTATTATTGTTGATATTAGAGATAAAAGTAAATGGAAGCAAACAGGAATTATTCCTAACTCTTATAGAATAACCTATACAAGTAAAGATGAAAAAAAATGGTTACATACATTAATAAGATTAATTAAAGACAAAAATAGAGCATTTGTTTTGATATCAAAAGATGGCAAAAAAGCAGAAAAATTGGCTTCAAAGTTATATAATGAAAAAAAGATGAGAAATGCAATGTATCTTAAAGGTGGAATTGATGAATGGGTTGATTCAGATAGAAAAATTATAAACTACTAA